Proteins found in one Corynebacterium freneyi genomic segment:
- a CDS encoding metal ABC transporter permease, translated as MSFAVFFADHTYRMVFFGTALIGLVAGALGSFAYLRKQSLVSDVVSHAALPGTLVAFLVATAIPGLSGRNMIGLIIGAVVAGALAAWYANTVAETSKIRIDTAMAVTLTVFFGAGMLLMRIITNRPYPDKGGIQDYLFGNASVITRADLLTSIVVGALALVPMLLLWKEFQVRTFDPVYSSVLGFKAGIIDGIMFTCIVVATVIGVKAVGLVLMVAFVVTPPAAARQWTRSLPTMVCLSAAIGAVGSGVGAYLSIALGKVPTGPLIVLTLFAIFLVSMLFAPRRSVVTKAVTRARGRASLARELRAEQADHADHPGHESDENDPARIEAANGMRREVAR; from the coding sequence ATGAGTTTCGCGGTTTTCTTCGCCGACCACACCTACCGGATGGTGTTTTTCGGCACGGCCCTCATCGGCCTGGTCGCCGGTGCGCTGGGGTCGTTCGCGTATCTGCGCAAGCAGTCGCTGGTCAGTGACGTCGTGTCGCATGCGGCGTTGCCGGGCACTCTCGTCGCCTTCCTCGTCGCGACCGCGATTCCGGGGTTGAGCGGCCGGAACATGATCGGGTTGATCATCGGCGCGGTCGTCGCCGGGGCGTTGGCCGCCTGGTACGCCAATACGGTGGCGGAGACGTCGAAGATCCGCATCGACACGGCGATGGCGGTGACGTTGACCGTTTTCTTCGGTGCCGGCATGTTGCTCATGCGCATCATCACCAACCGGCCGTACCCGGACAAGGGCGGCATCCAGGATTACCTTTTCGGCAATGCGTCGGTGATCACCCGCGCGGATCTGCTCACGTCGATCGTGGTCGGTGCGCTGGCCCTGGTGCCGATGCTGCTGTTGTGGAAGGAGTTCCAGGTCCGCACCTTCGATCCGGTGTATTCGTCGGTGCTGGGTTTCAAGGCGGGGATCATCGACGGGATCATGTTCACGTGCATCGTCGTCGCCACCGTCATCGGAGTGAAGGCGGTGGGGCTGGTGCTCATGGTGGCGTTCGTGGTCACTCCTCCGGCTGCCGCGCGGCAGTGGACCCGCAGCTTGCCGACGATGGTCTGTCTCTCGGCGGCCATCGGGGCCGTGGGCAGCGGCGTGGGAGCGTACTTGTCCATTGCCCTGGGGAAGGTGCCGACGGGCCCGTTGATCGTGTTGACGTTGTTCGCCATCTTCCTGGTGTCGATGCTGTTCGCGCCGAGGCGCAGCGTGGTCACGAAGGCCGTGACGCGCGCACGTGGCCGGGCTTCCCTGGCCCGCGAGCTGCGGGCGGAACAGGCCGATCACGCCGATCATCCCGGTCACGAGAGTGACGAGAATGACCCGGCCCGGATCGAGGCAGCGAACGGGATGCGGCGGGAGGTGGCCCGATGA
- a CDS encoding metal ABC transporter permease produces MSFVTGTLLLAVVTALACALPGVYVVLRRDSMLVDAIAHSVLPGIVVGYFFTRNLDSPWLILGAATAGLIVVLGSQWLTDSGLITGDAPQGLVFPALFSAGVIMVTLNFANVHLDTHAVLVGDLNLAAFRHLTVGGTSIGPEYLYVMLAVLLIDVAFLWAFHRQLTVTTFDGPFAASIGIPVKSVNAAFMFLVSVTVTAAFNAAGAILVIALVVVPAATAHLLTKTLASLFAVTAAVAVGGAVAGFWGAYALDAATSAAMSVCYGAIFIAAHLFTRMRVRRSRRSHRAQSAGSPELTESLSRAA; encoded by the coding sequence ATGAGCTTCGTCACCGGAACGTTGCTGCTCGCGGTGGTCACGGCCCTGGCGTGTGCGTTGCCCGGCGTGTACGTGGTGCTGCGCCGCGATTCCATGCTCGTCGACGCGATCGCGCATTCGGTGTTGCCGGGCATCGTGGTCGGCTACTTCTTCACCCGCAACCTGGATTCGCCGTGGCTGATCCTCGGCGCGGCGACGGCGGGGTTGATCGTGGTGTTGGGCAGCCAATGGCTCACCGACTCCGGTCTCATCACCGGCGATGCCCCTCAGGGCCTGGTGTTCCCGGCGTTGTTCAGCGCGGGCGTGATCATGGTGACGTTGAATTTCGCCAACGTCCACCTGGACACCCACGCGGTGTTGGTCGGCGACCTCAACCTGGCGGCCTTCCGTCATCTGACCGTCGGCGGCACGTCGATCGGCCCGGAGTACCTGTACGTCATGCTCGCGGTGCTGCTGATCGACGTCGCGTTCCTCTGGGCCTTCCACCGTCAGCTGACGGTCACCACGTTCGACGGCCCCTTCGCCGCCAGCATCGGCATCCCGGTCAAGAGCGTCAATGCGGCGTTCATGTTCCTGGTGTCGGTGACCGTCACCGCCGCCTTCAACGCGGCGGGGGCGATCCTGGTCATCGCACTGGTCGTCGTGCCGGCGGCGACGGCTCATCTGCTGACCAAGACCCTGGCGTCGTTGTTCGCGGTCACCGCGGCGGTCGCGGTCGGCGGCGCCGTCGCCGGGTTCTGGGGCGCCTACGCCCTCGACGCCGCGACGAGCGCCGCCATGTCCGTCTGTTACGGAGCCATCTTCATCGCCGCGCACCTGTTCACGCGGATGCGGGTGCGGCGCTCGCGGCGCTCGCACCGTGCGCAGTCGGCGGGATCGCCGGAGTTGACGGAGTCTCTCAGCCGCGCGGCGTGA
- a CDS encoding metal-dependent transcriptional regulator, which translates to MSAEAGGVSGADRGAAPTPDVPDLSGLSASFQNYLKAMWTLQEWNDEPVSPTALAERVGVKLPTASDAVRKLGRLGLVDYQRYGSVTLTDAGRALALEMVRRHRLLETFLVEVLGYRWDQVHDEAESLEHAVSEFMIDRIDDKLGHPERDPHGDPIPRAGGDPTLRGVVVLTGVETGRRVTVERISDDDPELLQFFAGHGIGVGSELQLRPGAPFSDSVEVIVLDNGAGSDDAGSADGADSADGAGDAGGVALPLGRTATDAIWVTPRG; encoded by the coding sequence ATGAGCGCTGAGGCCGGCGGCGTCTCCGGGGCAGACCGCGGCGCGGCCCCGACCCCCGACGTTCCCGACCTGTCGGGGCTGTCGGCGAGCTTCCAGAATTACCTGAAGGCCATGTGGACGCTGCAGGAATGGAACGACGAACCGGTGTCGCCGACGGCGCTGGCCGAACGCGTCGGAGTGAAACTGCCGACCGCGTCGGACGCGGTGCGCAAACTCGGCCGCCTCGGCCTCGTCGACTACCAACGCTACGGGTCGGTGACCCTCACCGACGCGGGACGCGCGTTGGCCCTGGAGATGGTGCGCCGGCACCGGCTGCTCGAGACCTTCCTGGTGGAGGTGCTCGGCTACCGCTGGGACCAGGTCCACGACGAGGCGGAATCCCTCGAACACGCCGTCTCCGAGTTCATGATCGACCGCATCGACGACAAGCTCGGCCATCCCGAACGCGACCCCCACGGCGACCCCATCCCCCGGGCGGGCGGGGACCCGACCCTGCGGGGCGTCGTCGTGCTCACCGGAGTGGAGACGGGCCGGCGGGTGACCGTGGAGCGGATCTCCGACGACGACCCGGAGCTGCTGCAATTCTTCGCCGGACACGGCATCGGCGTCGGCTCCGAGCTGCAGCTGCGCCCCGGGGCGCCCTTTTCCGATTCGGTGGAGGTCATCGTCCTCGACAACGGAGCAGGCTCGGATGACGCGGGCAGCGCAGACGGTGCAGACAGTGCAGATGGCGCCGGTGACGCGGGAGGCGTGGCGTTGCCGCTCGGCCGCACCGCCACCGACGCCATCTGGGTCACGCCGCGCGGCTGA
- a CDS encoding TetR/AcrR family transcriptional regulator: MPKITGPTVVEHRAAQHRALLASAERLINESGGNVPTLTEVAEAMGLARSSIYLYVKSRKDLVVQLLLDIIPTWTDGIATAMDAAGDDPLARLTVYVDETFRLFVEGDHGALMVAAQQLPETFMDPRVQEVHGALDPVLDELLDAVGGPVAVAAKPLIDSAIQRGAEMVTAGGADEATVREALHRMVEGVVSDER, translated from the coding sequence ATGCCGAAGATCACCGGCCCCACCGTCGTGGAGCACCGGGCCGCGCAGCATCGGGCGCTTCTCGCCTCGGCCGAACGGCTGATCAACGAATCCGGCGGCAACGTGCCCACCCTCACCGAAGTCGCCGAAGCCATGGGCCTGGCCCGGTCGAGCATCTACCTGTACGTGAAGTCGCGGAAGGACCTGGTCGTCCAACTGCTGCTGGACATCATCCCCACCTGGACCGACGGCATCGCCACCGCGATGGACGCCGCCGGAGACGACCCGCTGGCGCGACTGACGGTCTACGTCGACGAAACCTTCCGCCTGTTCGTCGAAGGGGACCACGGCGCCCTGATGGTCGCCGCCCAACAGCTGCCCGAGACTTTCATGGACCCGCGGGTGCAGGAGGTGCACGGCGCCCTCGACCCCGTGCTGGACGAACTGCTCGACGCCGTCGGCGGGCCCGTCGCCGTCGCCGCCAAACCGCTCATCGACTCCGCCATCCAACGCGGCGCGGAAATGGTGACCGCCGGCGGCGCCGACGAGGCGACCGTCCGCGAGGCCCTGCACCGCATGGTCGAAGGCGTGGTGTCCGATGAGCGCTGA
- a CDS encoding alpha/beta hydrolase family protein, producing the protein MPSKNVTFTGSTGHTLAATIDLPDGEPRAWALFAHCFTCNRKVPGAARTCRALAKQGIACLRFDFTGLGESGGDFADTTFLTNVDDLVAAYEFMEAEYRAPSLLVGHSLGGAAAILAGQRMPKVKAVATIGAPFDPAHSIYHFADAIGDIDAHGTQMLSIAGRDIPISREFLETLAEINPETYIHKLRTPLLLLHSPTDQTVGIDSAQKIFLVARYPKSLISLDKADHLLIKPGAPQRAADLIRTWAEPYLPESA; encoded by the coding sequence ATGCCGAGCAAGAACGTGACCTTCACCGGATCCACCGGCCACACCCTCGCCGCGACGATCGACCTGCCCGACGGCGAGCCCCGCGCCTGGGCGCTGTTCGCCCACTGCTTCACCTGCAACCGCAAAGTGCCCGGCGCCGCGCGAACCTGCCGTGCGCTGGCCAAACAGGGCATCGCGTGCCTGCGTTTCGACTTCACCGGCCTCGGCGAATCCGGCGGCGACTTCGCCGACACCACCTTCCTGACCAACGTCGACGACCTCGTCGCCGCCTACGAATTCATGGAGGCCGAGTACCGGGCCCCGTCGCTGCTGGTCGGGCATTCCCTCGGCGGCGCCGCCGCGATCCTCGCCGGGCAGCGGATGCCGAAGGTCAAGGCCGTCGCCACCATCGGCGCCCCCTTCGACCCGGCGCATTCGATCTACCACTTCGCCGACGCCATCGGCGACATCGACGCCCACGGCACCCAGATGCTGTCCATCGCCGGCCGCGACATCCCCATCTCCCGCGAGTTCCTGGAAACCCTCGCCGAGATCAACCCGGAAACGTACATCCACAAGCTGCGCACCCCGCTGCTGCTGCTCCACTCCCCGACGGACCAGACCGTCGGCATCGACAGCGCCCAGAAAATCTTCCTCGTCGCCCGCTACCCGAAGTCCCTGATCAGCCTGGACAAGGCCGACCACCTGCTGATCAAGCCCGGCGCACCCCAGCGCGCCGCGGATCTGATCCGGACCTGGGCCGAGCCGTACCTGCCCGAGTCGGCGTAG
- a CDS encoding carboxylesterase family protein — translation MTKPTEEQPPHPKRVFDDDAYRNEAFRYTGDDGERTTPASETTADVTEAQQRRPHPAPSAGAPRWYAPAGVVQGFRAPVAEKPDAEVLRATGIPYAYANRHEVPQPLTELPDGIVVADRPGPTCPQRPSPAAKKIAPHARPRHHDEHCQHLALTIPDGTSPDAKLPVMVWIHGGANISGGGDLPRFDPSQMAADNNVIVASITFRLGAYGFLGGGDDRADGVPPANLGLMDIRSGLEWIRANISAFGGDPDQITMFGQSAGADLILALMVVAGADKLEASGPGRRDVDKPYAPPFRRAILQSLPFGFLGGRTPMYDAMVAAAGPIDRATSHDDIAAAEVRATEAARSFKNGQAMPWGVRYGAAPLPDESLFDACLDAIAGDIDILLGHTPRESALFLHDAPEVARLKKVPVAGGPVFEGILRAVTKKTYGGSSAFAEKWAAAGGKALHYTLTWGAKRSKYRSAHTCDLPLLFGDESAWRDSILLEDQMWTDVRRDRKSMQAMWTQFAKTGGIAQVLLDAAPFLTVEKVEAT, via the coding sequence ATGACCAAGCCCACCGAGGAGCAGCCGCCCCACCCCAAGCGGGTTTTCGACGACGACGCCTACCGCAACGAAGCCTTCCGCTACACCGGGGACGACGGCGAGCGGACGACCCCCGCCTCCGAGACCACCGCCGACGTCACCGAGGCGCAGCAGCGTCGACCGCACCCGGCCCCGTCGGCGGGCGCCCCGCGTTGGTACGCCCCGGCCGGAGTGGTCCAGGGCTTCCGCGCCCCCGTCGCCGAGAAGCCGGACGCGGAGGTGCTGCGCGCCACCGGCATCCCCTACGCCTACGCAAATCGCCACGAGGTTCCGCAGCCGCTGACCGAACTGCCCGACGGCATCGTCGTCGCCGACCGGCCGGGCCCGACCTGCCCGCAACGCCCCTCGCCGGCCGCGAAGAAGATCGCCCCGCACGCCCGGCCGCGCCACCACGACGAGCACTGCCAGCACCTGGCCCTCACCATTCCCGACGGCACCTCCCCCGACGCGAAATTGCCGGTCATGGTGTGGATCCACGGCGGCGCGAACATCTCCGGCGGCGGCGACCTGCCCCGATTCGACCCCTCGCAGATGGCGGCGGACAACAACGTCATCGTCGCGTCCATCACCTTCCGGCTGGGCGCGTACGGATTCCTCGGCGGCGGCGACGACCGTGCCGACGGCGTCCCGCCCGCGAACCTGGGGCTCATGGACATCCGGTCGGGGCTGGAGTGGATCCGCGCCAACATCTCCGCGTTCGGCGGCGACCCCGACCAGATCACCATGTTCGGCCAGTCCGCGGGCGCCGACCTGATCCTGGCGCTGATGGTCGTCGCCGGCGCCGACAAACTGGAGGCCTCTGGGCCGGGACGGCGGGACGTCGACAAGCCGTACGCGCCCCCGTTCCGCCGGGCGATCCTGCAGTCCCTCCCCTTCGGATTCCTCGGCGGGCGCACCCCCATGTACGACGCGATGGTCGCCGCCGCCGGCCCCATCGACCGGGCCACGAGCCACGACGACATCGCCGCCGCCGAGGTCCGCGCCACCGAGGCCGCCCGGTCCTTCAAGAACGGTCAGGCCATGCCGTGGGGCGTGCGCTACGGTGCGGCGCCGCTGCCGGACGAGTCGCTTTTCGACGCCTGCCTCGACGCCATCGCCGGGGACATCGACATTTTGCTCGGACATACTCCGCGCGAGTCGGCGCTGTTCCTCCACGACGCCCCTGAGGTCGCGCGTCTGAAGAAGGTGCCCGTCGCCGGCGGACCGGTGTTCGAGGGGATCCTGCGGGCGGTGACGAAGAAGACCTACGGCGGGTCGTCGGCGTTCGCGGAAAAGTGGGCCGCCGCCGGTGGCAAAGCCCTGCACTACACGCTGACATGGGGTGCGAAGCGCAGCAAGTACCGGTCCGCGCACACGTGCGACCTGCCGCTGCTGTTCGGCGACGAGTCCGCGTGGCGCGACTCCATCCTCCTGGAGGACCAGATGTGGACCGACGTCCGCCGCGACCGGAAGTCCATGCAGGCGATGTGGACGCAGTTCGCCAAAACCGGCGGCATCGCGCAGGTCCTCCTCGACGCCGCACCGTTCCTGACGGTGGAGAAGGTCGAAGCGACGTAA
- a CDS encoding ABC-F family ATP-binding cassette domain-containing protein, with translation MANLINLENVSKTFGLKTLLDGVSLGVQTGDRIGVVGLNGGGKSTLLKILSGDEPADSGRVSRNNDLAMAHVTQGAELDPEATIFDSVIAPLGVAEHEWAGDAKIRGVLDGLGLHDLGLDTKVGELSGGERRRVNLGAALVRDLDLLILDEPTNHLDVEGVQWLADHVMARRSALVVVTHDRWFLDTVATKTWEVHDGQVDFYDGGYNDWTFARAERARQADAAEARRRNLARKELAWLRRGAPARTSKPRYRIEAAEALISNVPAPRDSVELMAFSRRRQGKVVVELEDATLSAPDGRELVRDLTWRLAPGERIGLVGVNGSGKTTLLRTLAGAHPLDAGKRIEGKTVRLGWLRQELDDLPLDMRVLDAIEDVATYIEVGDKQLSASQLAERLGFSPKRQRTPIGDLSGGERRRLQLTRVLMSEPNLLLLDEPTNDLDIDTLQELEDLLDGWPGTLVVISHDRYLIERVCDSTWALFGDGGLTNLPGGIDEYLRRRRAMAAAGVGGAAPVREGSGSALDDGSSSASSPAGGGAGGAGAAGSGDSVKKLSSQEERELRKEMNRLERQLAKLDQRESALNDEMAKISEDVANLDTARLAEIDGELTALREEREEIEMRWMEAGEELE, from the coding sequence ATGGCGAACCTGATCAACCTGGAGAACGTCAGCAAGACCTTTGGGCTGAAGACCCTGCTCGACGGCGTCAGCCTCGGCGTCCAAACCGGGGACCGGATCGGCGTCGTCGGACTCAACGGCGGCGGCAAGTCGACGCTGCTGAAGATCCTCTCCGGCGACGAGCCCGCGGATTCCGGCCGCGTGTCGCGCAACAACGACCTCGCCATGGCGCATGTCACGCAGGGCGCGGAGTTGGATCCGGAGGCGACGATCTTCGACAGCGTCATCGCCCCGCTGGGCGTCGCCGAGCACGAGTGGGCGGGCGACGCGAAGATCCGGGGAGTCCTCGACGGGCTCGGCCTTCATGATCTGGGGTTGGACACGAAGGTCGGGGAACTGTCCGGCGGTGAACGCCGCCGCGTGAACCTCGGGGCGGCGCTGGTGCGGGACCTGGACCTGCTCATCCTCGACGAGCCGACGAACCACCTCGACGTGGAGGGCGTGCAGTGGCTGGCCGACCACGTCATGGCGCGTCGGTCGGCGTTGGTGGTGGTCACTCACGACCGGTGGTTCCTGGACACAGTGGCCACGAAGACGTGGGAGGTCCACGACGGGCAGGTGGATTTCTATGACGGCGGCTACAACGACTGGACCTTCGCCCGCGCTGAGCGTGCCCGCCAGGCCGATGCCGCCGAGGCGCGTCGTCGGAACCTGGCGCGCAAGGAGTTGGCGTGGCTGCGCCGCGGTGCGCCGGCCCGCACGTCGAAGCCCCGCTACCGCATCGAGGCGGCCGAGGCGCTGATTTCCAATGTGCCGGCTCCCCGCGACAGCGTGGAGTTGATGGCGTTTTCCAGGCGCCGCCAGGGCAAGGTCGTCGTGGAGTTGGAGGACGCGACGCTGTCGGCGCCGGACGGCCGGGAGCTGGTGCGGGATCTGACGTGGCGGTTGGCGCCGGGCGAACGCATCGGCCTGGTGGGCGTCAACGGTTCGGGCAAGACGACGCTGTTGCGCACGCTGGCCGGCGCACATCCGCTCGATGCCGGCAAGCGCATCGAGGGCAAGACCGTGCGTCTGGGGTGGTTGCGTCAGGAGCTCGACGATTTGCCGTTGGACATGCGCGTGCTCGACGCCATCGAGGATGTGGCCACGTACATCGAGGTCGGCGACAAGCAGTTGTCGGCGTCGCAGTTGGCGGAGCGCCTGGGCTTTTCCCCGAAGCGCCAGCGCACCCCGATCGGGGATTTGTCGGGTGGCGAGCGCCGTCGTCTGCAGTTGACGCGCGTGCTCATGTCGGAGCCGAATCTGCTGCTGCTCGACGAGCCGACCAATGACCTGGACATCGACACCCTGCAGGAGCTGGAGGATCTGCTGGATGGGTGGCCGGGCACGTTGGTGGTCATTTCGCACGACCGTTACCTCATCGAGCGGGTCTGCGATTCCACGTGGGCGTTGTTCGGCGATGGTGGCCTGACCAATTTGCCGGGTGGCATCGACGAGTATCTTCGCCGCCGTCGTGCGATGGCCGCGGCGGGCGTGGGCGGGGCGGCGCCGGTGCGCGAGGGTTCGGGTTCCGCGCTTGACGACGGCTCGTCGTCCGCGTCGTCGCCCGCCGGTGGCGGCGCCGGGGGAGCCGGCGCCGCGGGTTCCGGCGACTCGGTGAAGAAACTGTCCTCGCAGGAGGAGCGTGAGCTGCGCAAGGAGATGAACCGTCTCGAGCGGCAGCTCGCGAAGTTGGATCAGAGGGAGTCGGCGCTCAACGACGAGATGGCGAAGATCTCGGAGGACGTCGCCAACCTGGACACCGCCCGTCTGGCGGAGATCGACGGGGAGCTCACGGCGCTGCGCGAGGAGCGCGAGGAGATCGAGATGCGGTGGATGGAAGCGGGCGAGGAACTGGAGTAG
- a CDS encoding 4-(cytidine 5'-diphospho)-2-C-methyl-D-erythritol kinase: MEVSATAHAKVNLHLGCGDVRDDGFHELVTVFQSLSLPTTVTLTEVPDGDASGHVAELTVSGDSAAHVPVDDSNLAWRAVIAAVEKAESRVPRVAAIHIDKAIPVAGGMAGGSADAAAALVAAREFFELPLTDDELVELAADLGSDVPFCLLGGTALGTGRGENLAPILVRGEYHWALALAKGGLSTPDVFRTIDRLREERDVPRAAAPDELMKALASGSPDELAAHLANDLQPAAISLKPELRTTLRAGLDGGALAGIVSGSGPTTAFLCRDREHALDVAAHLATSGTCAATLTASGPAPGARLT, encoded by the coding sequence GTGGAGGTGTCCGCGACCGCCCACGCCAAGGTCAACCTGCACCTCGGCTGCGGCGACGTGCGCGACGACGGATTCCACGAACTGGTCACGGTGTTCCAATCCCTGTCGCTGCCGACGACGGTCACTCTCACGGAGGTGCCCGACGGCGATGCGTCGGGGCACGTCGCCGAGCTGACGGTGTCCGGTGATTCGGCCGCGCACGTGCCCGTCGACGATTCGAATCTGGCGTGGCGGGCGGTCATCGCCGCCGTGGAGAAGGCCGAATCCCGGGTGCCGCGGGTGGCGGCGATCCACATCGACAAGGCGATCCCCGTCGCCGGCGGCATGGCGGGCGGCTCGGCGGACGCGGCTGCGGCTCTGGTGGCGGCCCGCGAATTCTTCGAACTGCCGCTGACCGACGACGAACTGGTGGAGTTGGCCGCCGACCTCGGGTCCGACGTGCCGTTCTGCCTGCTCGGCGGCACGGCCCTGGGCACGGGGCGCGGCGAAAATCTGGCGCCGATTCTCGTGCGCGGCGAGTACCACTGGGCGTTGGCGCTGGCCAAGGGCGGGCTGTCCACCCCGGACGTGTTCCGGACCATCGACCGGCTGCGCGAGGAACGCGACGTCCCCCGCGCCGCGGCCCCCGATGAGCTGATGAAGGCCCTGGCCTCCGGATCGCCCGACGAACTCGCGGCGCACCTGGCCAACGACCTGCAGCCCGCGGCGATTTCGCTCAAACCGGAGCTGCGCACCACCCTGCGCGCCGGCCTCGACGGCGGTGCGCTGGCGGGCATCGTCTCCGGTTCCGGGCCGACGACGGCGTTTTTGTGCCGCGACCGCGAACACGCCCTCGACGTCGCGGCGCATTTGGCCACGTCGGGCACCTGCGCCGCCACGCTCACCGCCTCCGGCCCCGCGCCGGGTGCGCGGCTGACGTGA
- a CDS encoding metallophosphoesterase family protein, whose protein sequence is MGQQRRKADEPVTILAIADEERPALTIPGGVDFGPGNRPDLLLSAGDLDFRYVTAVADAVDVPCVMVPGNHDPSLEGFTLTPVGWVRAGRHDRWPGPAGAWAADRDIVDVAGLRIAGLGGCARYSSGPNQWTDAQARRRARRVLRKARRGRRNGRVDVLLTHAPGTPGAAAAHVDGTDPAHRALPAVDMLVDALRPALHLHGHIHLHGADRRVFSLPSDDGTHAAADTTTAGTDASGTAPHPAPEPPPGARPRTLVVNTVGWTLTRVHPPRTTPRAELILKGR, encoded by the coding sequence ATGGGACAGCAACGTCGCAAAGCAGATGAACCGGTGACCATCCTCGCCATCGCCGACGAGGAACGCCCCGCCCTGACCATCCCCGGAGGCGTCGACTTCGGCCCCGGCAACCGACCCGACCTGCTGCTGTCCGCCGGCGACCTCGACTTCCGGTACGTCACCGCCGTCGCCGACGCCGTCGACGTGCCCTGCGTCATGGTGCCCGGCAACCACGACCCGTCGCTGGAGGGCTTCACCCTCACCCCCGTCGGTTGGGTGCGCGCGGGCCGCCACGACCGGTGGCCCGGACCCGCCGGGGCGTGGGCCGCCGACCGCGACATCGTCGACGTCGCCGGACTGCGCATCGCCGGGCTCGGCGGGTGCGCGCGCTACTCCTCCGGCCCGAACCAGTGGACCGACGCGCAGGCCAGACGGAGGGCGCGCCGCGTGCTGCGCAAGGCCCGCCGCGGTCGCCGCAACGGACGCGTCGACGTCCTGCTCACCCACGCCCCCGGCACTCCGGGCGCGGCCGCGGCCCACGTCGACGGCACGGACCCCGCGCACCGGGCGCTGCCGGCCGTCGACATGCTCGTCGACGCCCTTCGCCCGGCGCTGCACCTGCACGGCCACATCCATTTGCATGGCGCCGACAGGCGGGTATTCTCGCTGCCTTCGGACGACGGGACGCACGCGGCCGCCGACACCACCACCGCCGGTACCGATGCCTCGGGCACCGCACCCCACCCCGCACCCGAGCCCCCGCCCGGCGCGCGCCCCCGGACGCTCGTCGTCAACACCGTCGGTTGGACGCTCACCCGCGTCCACCCGCCGCGCACCACCCCACGCGCGGAATTGATCCTGAAAGGACGCTGA
- a CDS encoding ParB N-terminal domain-containing protein — MADTGFPDADAQADFARARRRARLSRAVSRLRRQPDDVTQVLPYDEVVAALGETGRRELGLMDVPVDAIVGSVDRTGQFDRAFRPITATTRDRWARINAAQRRGETVPPVRLRKVGGMYFVVDGHHRVSIARNRGNPTIDAYVTETLTSVDADGIHSNRDLVLKDHRRIFLARVPLSDDRAATIMLPNPWKYAELAENVEAWGFRAMQAEGAFLDRREVADRWFTTEYEPVVAAARAIGLAPNHTDAELYLWIAAERYRLIRRHEWTDEVFERVRETGRQPD; from the coding sequence ATGGCCGACACCGGTTTCCCCGACGCCGACGCCCAGGCCGACTTTGCCCGCGCCCGCCGCCGCGCGCGCCTGAGCAGGGCCGTGTCCCGCCTGCGCCGCCAGCCCGACGACGTCACCCAGGTGCTGCCATACGACGAGGTCGTCGCCGCCCTCGGCGAAACCGGGCGGCGCGAGCTGGGCCTCATGGACGTGCCCGTCGACGCCATCGTCGGTTCCGTCGACCGCACCGGCCAGTTCGACCGCGCCTTCCGCCCCATCACCGCGACCACCCGCGATCGGTGGGCCCGCATCAACGCCGCCCAACGCCGCGGCGAAACCGTCCCGCCGGTGCGGTTGCGCAAGGTCGGCGGCATGTACTTCGTCGTCGACGGCCACCACCGCGTGTCCATCGCCCGCAACCGCGGGAATCCGACCATCGACGCCTACGTCACCGAGACCCTCACCAGCGTCGACGCCGACGGCATCCACTCCAACCGCGACCTGGTGCTCAAGGACCACCGCCGCATCTTCCTGGCCCGCGTGCCGCTGTCGGACGATCGCGCCGCGACGATCATGCTGCCCAATCCGTGGAAGTACGCCGAGCTCGCCGAAAACGTCGAGGCCTGGGGGTTCCGCGCCATGCAGGCCGAGGGCGCCTTCCTCGACCGCCGGGAGGTCGCGGACCGGTGGTTCACCACCGAGTACGAGCCGGTCGTCGCCGCCGCCCGCGCCATCGGCCTGGCCCCCAACCACACCGACGCCGAGCTCTACCTCTGGATCGCCGCCGAGCGGTACCGCCTCATCCGCCGCCACGAGTGGACCGACGAGGTTTTCGAGCGGGTACGCGAAACCGGCCGCCAGCCCGACTGA